A genome region from Glutamicibacter arilaitensis Re117 includes the following:
- a CDS encoding carbohydrate kinase family protein: protein MSRISVMGESLVDVVEETAHPGGSPLNVAVGLARLGHDVQFYTEFGQDSYGIQIAEHLDQAGVHVAPGSVTGHPTSVAQVVMDEHFNARYTFDIHQQIPAVPADDSSELLHTGSIAAWIEPSGQIIVDAFKNASDDSLRSYDPNLRPDLVEDRDSALQRIELLMGLSHIVKLSDVDGQWLYPDLEPWEVLKHVASLGPALAVMTQGGDGCVALSSGRQFDVAASPTNLVDTIGAGDAFMSGLLFGVLANPEFAQALRHGATAESQDVEEALRQALTSAALTVAQAGANPPWIKDFSLAIAQ from the coding sequence ATGAGCCGCATTAGCGTAATGGGCGAATCCCTCGTCGACGTTGTTGAAGAAACTGCGCATCCTGGCGGATCACCGCTGAATGTCGCCGTCGGGCTTGCCCGGCTGGGACATGATGTTCAGTTCTATACGGAATTCGGTCAGGATTCCTACGGCATTCAAATTGCGGAGCACCTGGATCAGGCGGGAGTGCATGTTGCCCCCGGCTCAGTAACTGGGCATCCCACGTCCGTAGCCCAGGTAGTGATGGATGAGCACTTCAATGCTCGATACACCTTCGACATCCACCAGCAGATTCCTGCTGTCCCCGCTGATGATTCCAGCGAATTGCTGCACACCGGTTCCATCGCTGCTTGGATTGAACCCTCGGGTCAAATCATTGTCGATGCTTTCAAGAATGCATCAGACGATTCACTTCGAAGCTATGACCCTAACCTCCGTCCGGATCTTGTCGAGGACAGGGACTCGGCTTTGCAACGCATTGAGCTGCTGATGGGCCTGAGCCACATAGTGAAGCTCAGCGACGTTGATGGTCAGTGGCTATACCCAGACCTAGAGCCATGGGAGGTTCTGAAGCACGTAGCCAGCCTCGGCCCAGCCTTGGCAGTGATGACTCAGGGTGGCGATGGTTGCGTGGCGCTTTCCTCGGGACGGCAATTTGATGTCGCTGCCTCTCCCACCAATCTTGTGGACACCATAGGTGCCGGGGATGCCTTCATGTCCGGGCTGCTCTTTGGAGTGCTGGCTAATCCAGAATTCGCTCAAGCTCTTCGTCACGGCGCAACGGCTGAGTCTCAAGATGTTGAAGAGGCACTTCGTCAGGCATTAACCTCAGCTGCACTGACAGTGGCACAAGCCGGAGCCAATCCCCCGTGGATTAAAGACTTCTCCCTCGCAATCGCTCAGTAA
- a CDS encoding MFS transporter translates to MAGITTTYKNPIYLQSSFSMLLFFASWGIWWSFFQIWLTSESAGLGLTGAQVGTLYSVNSLATLILMFAYGAIQDRLGDRKHLATILASVTALIGPFCTWVYQPLLQSQFMAGVLIGAIVLSTGFLAGVGLFEALTERYSRRFNFEYGQARMWGSFGYALVALAAGFLFTINPMLNFWIGSVLGLAHLLLLVLGRTNRQPVIAAGSGTKILSPATTPTIREMFRLFRLPSLWLIILFVMLSWTFYTVFDQQMFPEFYTGLFESPETGQRVYGILNSVQVFVEAAMLGIIPLVMRRIGIRSALLLGVAIMFVRIISCALVDDPVLVSAIKMLHAIETPLFILPIFRYFTLHFNPALSATLYMVGFQVSAQIGNVILSTPLGALHDRMGYQQTFIVISLVVLLAGIYGFFALKKDDQQVDGDPFMRHAKAAMNS, encoded by the coding sequence ATGGCTGGCATTACGACTACTTACAAAAATCCTATTTACCTCCAGAGTTCCTTCTCGATGCTCCTGTTCTTCGCATCGTGGGGCATTTGGTGGTCCTTCTTCCAGATCTGGCTCACCAGCGAATCAGCAGGTCTAGGACTCACCGGGGCACAGGTCGGTACGCTCTACTCGGTAAACTCGCTGGCAACGCTGATCCTGATGTTTGCCTACGGGGCCATTCAGGATCGGCTTGGCGACAGAAAGCATCTGGCCACCATTCTTGCCTCGGTGACCGCCCTGATCGGGCCATTCTGCACGTGGGTCTACCAGCCACTATTGCAGTCCCAGTTCATGGCCGGCGTGCTCATTGGCGCCATTGTCTTGTCAACTGGTTTCCTAGCCGGAGTTGGGCTATTTGAAGCCTTGACCGAACGCTACAGTCGCCGTTTCAACTTTGAATACGGGCAGGCCCGCATGTGGGGGTCCTTTGGCTACGCTCTGGTCGCATTGGCGGCCGGCTTCCTGTTCACTATCAACCCCATGCTGAACTTCTGGATCGGGTCCGTTCTGGGCCTGGCCCATCTCCTGCTGCTGGTGCTGGGCCGTACCAATAGACAGCCAGTGATCGCCGCCGGTTCCGGCACGAAAATTCTTTCCCCCGCAACTACACCGACAATTCGTGAGATGTTCAGGCTATTCCGTCTGCCGAGTCTCTGGCTGATCATCTTGTTCGTCATGCTCTCTTGGACGTTCTACACCGTCTTCGACCAGCAGATGTTCCCCGAATTCTACACCGGCCTATTTGAATCACCCGAGACCGGACAGCGGGTATACGGAATCTTGAACTCAGTTCAGGTGTTCGTTGAAGCAGCCATGCTTGGCATCATCCCCCTAGTCATGCGCCGGATAGGCATTCGTTCAGCATTGCTACTGGGAGTGGCCATCATGTTTGTCCGCATCATCAGCTGCGCCCTGGTTGACGATCCGGTGCTGGTCTCGGCAATCAAGATGTTGCATGCCATTGAGACACCGCTATTCATCTTGCCGATCTTCCGTTACTTCACGCTGCACTTCAATCCGGCACTGTCGGCAACCCTATACATGGTTGGGTTCCAAGTATCGGCACAGATTGGCAACGTCATTCTGTCCACTCCCCTCGGCGCGCTCCATGACCGTATGGGCTACCAGCAGACCTTCATCGTGATTTCTCTAGTTGTGCTATTAGCTGGGATCTACGGATTCTTCGCTCTCAAAAAAGATGATCAGCAGGTAGATGGTGACCCGTTCATGCGTCATGCAAAAGCTGCCATGAACTCATAG
- a CDS encoding metallophosphoesterase family protein: MELMEKVLDAEKPGFALINGDVINGSSQTVTEVKQAINNVVQPMESRGIPWALTFGNHDEDSMPNGTGMDEAKILDFIRSYEFNANSKNDKIVGESNSQLLIASSKSAKPVFGIWLLDSNRYAPKTVGGQDFEGLMSYDWIRPEQIAWYRQASIATENRYGKVQSLMFFHLPLWEHNHMWYGAQFTSNDADHEKAIKKHSIVGVKNEGVYTGAFNSGMFAALQERGDVRGVYCGHDHINTYMGDYYGIELGYGPGTGFGTYGLGGTENHHLRGARVFELDENKKSVYAGTRTVFAKDLGIDMGTQGQPIDGPLPLP; this comes from the coding sequence ATTGAGCTGATGGAGAAGGTGCTGGATGCCGAGAAGCCCGGCTTCGCCCTGATCAACGGCGATGTAATCAATGGCTCCTCTCAAACAGTTACCGAAGTCAAGCAGGCTATCAACAACGTCGTGCAGCCGATGGAGTCCCGCGGTATCCCTTGGGCACTTACCTTCGGCAATCACGATGAAGATTCAATGCCCAACGGCACAGGCATGGACGAGGCAAAGATTCTGGACTTCATCCGAAGCTATGAGTTCAATGCCAACTCGAAGAATGACAAGATTGTTGGCGAATCGAATTCCCAGTTGCTGATCGCTTCCTCGAAGAGCGCCAAACCTGTCTTTGGCATCTGGCTGCTTGATTCGAACCGCTACGCTCCAAAGACTGTTGGCGGCCAGGACTTCGAGGGCCTCATGTCCTACGACTGGATCCGTCCCGAGCAGATCGCTTGGTATCGTCAGGCTTCCATAGCCACCGAAAACCGCTACGGCAAGGTTCAGTCGCTAATGTTCTTCCACCTACCACTGTGGGAGCACAACCACATGTGGTACGGCGCCCAGTTCACCTCGAACGACGCTGACCACGAGAAGGCCATCAAGAAGCACTCTATCGTCGGAGTGAAGAACGAGGGCGTCTACACCGGCGCATTCAATTCCGGCATGTTCGCCGCGCTGCAGGAACGCGGAGATGTCCGGGGCGTGTACTGCGGCCACGACCACATCAACACCTACATGGGTGACTACTACGGCATCGAGCTCGGCTACGGTCCAGGTACCGGTTTCGGCACCTACGGCCTCGGTGGGACCGAGAACCATCACCTACGCGGCGCCCGGGTCTTCGAACTCGACGAGAACAAGAAAAGCGTTTACGCCGGAACCCGCACCGTGTTCGCCAAGGATCTGGGTATCGACATGGGTACTCAGGGACAGCCAATCGACGGGCCACTGCCGCTTCCATAG
- the tsaD gene encoding tRNA (adenosine(37)-N6)-threonylcarbamoyltransferase complex transferase subunit TsaD, producing the protein MSNTEPVVLGIESSCDETGVGIVRGNKLLANAVSSSMDEHVRFGGVIPEIAARAHLEAFVPTLQSALDTAELTLDDIDAIAVTSGPGLAGALMVGVSAAKALALATGKPLYGINHLVAHVGVGVLEGTVLPPTFGALLVSGGHTEILKVTSLTNDVQLLGSTIDDAAGEAYDKTARLLGLGYPGGPAIDKAAKDGDRKAFRFPRGLSLPKFVGSAENPGKHRNNFSFSGLKTAVARCVEHFEANGEEIPVADIAASFQEAVVDVITSKAVRAMQEQGLKTLLLGGGVAANTRLRELLAARCASAGIALVVPPFSLCTDNGGMVAALGAQLVADGVSPSGLEFATDSSQPVTNIVLNSRS; encoded by the coding sequence ATGAGCAACACAGAACCCGTAGTACTGGGCATCGAGTCTTCCTGCGATGAAACCGGTGTGGGAATCGTGCGCGGCAATAAGCTGCTTGCTAACGCTGTCTCCAGTTCCATGGATGAGCACGTACGCTTTGGCGGAGTGATTCCAGAGATCGCAGCGCGTGCACACCTGGAAGCCTTTGTGCCCACCCTGCAGTCAGCTCTGGACACCGCGGAACTGACTCTTGATGACATTGACGCCATTGCCGTGACCAGCGGTCCAGGCCTGGCCGGTGCTCTGATGGTTGGCGTTTCGGCAGCCAAGGCTCTGGCGTTGGCTACAGGGAAGCCGTTGTACGGGATCAACCACCTGGTAGCCCACGTGGGTGTTGGAGTACTTGAAGGAACGGTGCTGCCACCTACGTTCGGCGCCCTGCTGGTATCGGGAGGCCACACCGAAATCTTGAAGGTCACCTCGCTGACCAACGATGTACAGTTGCTGGGCTCCACCATTGATGATGCAGCTGGCGAAGCCTATGACAAGACTGCGCGACTGCTGGGCCTTGGATACCCAGGCGGACCGGCTATCGACAAGGCAGCCAAGGACGGAGACCGCAAGGCTTTCCGCTTCCCTCGTGGTCTGTCGTTGCCAAAGTTTGTCGGCAGTGCCGAAAATCCAGGCAAGCATCGCAATAACTTCTCCTTCTCGGGGCTGAAGACTGCTGTCGCGCGCTGCGTAGAGCACTTCGAGGCCAACGGAGAAGAAATTCCTGTCGCTGATATTGCTGCGTCATTCCAGGAAGCAGTCGTTGACGTGATCACGTCGAAGGCAGTCCGGGCGATGCAGGAACAGGGACTGAAGACTCTGCTTCTGGGCGGGGGAGTGGCGGCGAATACTCGACTGCGTGAACTTCTGGCGGCCCGATGTGCTTCTGCGGGCATAGCCTTGGTGGTTCCTCCGTTTAGCTTGTGCACGGACAACGGCGGAATGGTTGCAGCTCTCGGCGCGCAGCTGGTTGCTGATGGCGTTTCTCCGTCTGGGCTGGAATTCGCAACCGACTCTTCGCAGCCGGTAACGAACATCGTTTTGAATTCTCGAAGCTAG
- the rimI gene encoding ribosomal protein S18-alanine N-acetyltransferase — MSEANQITLRRMAAEDLLAVHELEQQLFPEDAWPLAGFESELAQSDTRTYWVYEDAGRVVGYAGLCVVLPIADVQTIAMHPDYQGRGLGRKLLALLIQTAGEKNALDVMLEVRFDNPGAIGLYESMGFTTIHRRKGYYKGGVDALIMRLPLDVQQGQEEERNA; from the coding sequence ATGAGTGAAGCAAATCAGATCACTTTGCGCCGCATGGCCGCAGAAGATCTGCTGGCTGTCCACGAGCTGGAACAGCAGCTGTTTCCAGAAGACGCGTGGCCGCTGGCAGGTTTTGAATCCGAGCTAGCGCAGAGTGATACCCGCACCTACTGGGTCTACGAGGACGCTGGTCGAGTTGTCGGCTATGCCGGCCTCTGCGTGGTCTTGCCGATTGCCGATGTGCAGACCATTGCCATGCACCCGGACTACCAAGGGCGAGGCTTGGGACGCAAGCTTTTGGCATTGCTCATCCAGACCGCAGGCGAAAAGAACGCATTGGATGTGATGCTCGAAGTTCGCTTTGATAACCCCGGTGCCATTGGTCTGTATGAATCCATGGGATTCACTACCATTCACCGTCGCAAGGGCTACTACAAGGGCGGGGTAGACGCACTGATTATGAGACTGCCGCTGGATGTCCAGCAAGGACAAGAGGAAGAACGCAACGCATGA
- the tsaB gene encoding tRNA (adenosine(37)-N6)-threonylcarbamoyltransferase complex dimerization subunit type 1 TsaB: MPNYLAIDTSANASVALVDKTTGSVVDQRISSKGNDQTETLSAYVKELLDAHGQKGQDLAGIIVGVGPGPFTGLRVGLVAARTFGFVWQIPVYGVMSLHALAEQALDSSQVPAEFVVASDARRKEVYWARYDQDGTMVDGPHVSAASALPALPVYGVGAGIYAEQLEEAGSQPMPESFEWIANAGYLARRGMNELAAGKDLSDTSPQYLRESDAQVPAFMKQAKS, from the coding sequence ATGCCTAACTACCTAGCTATCGACACCTCAGCCAACGCCTCGGTGGCACTGGTTGATAAAACCACCGGTTCAGTTGTCGACCAGCGAATTTCCTCCAAGGGAAATGACCAAACCGAAACCCTCTCGGCATACGTCAAAGAACTCTTGGACGCTCATGGACAGAAAGGCCAAGACCTCGCCGGCATTATTGTCGGCGTAGGCCCAGGCCCATTCACTGGCCTGCGCGTGGGACTGGTTGCCGCACGAACCTTCGGCTTCGTATGGCAAATCCCCGTGTACGGTGTGATGTCCTTGCACGCGCTCGCCGAACAGGCGCTTGACTCAAGTCAGGTTCCGGCTGAATTCGTCGTGGCATCTGATGCACGTCGCAAGGAAGTGTACTGGGCTCGATATGACCAAGACGGCACCATGGTGGATGGCCCGCACGTTTCCGCAGCTTCAGCGCTTCCGGCATTGCCGGTCTACGGCGTTGGTGCCGGGATCTATGCCGAACAACTTGAAGAGGCAGGCTCCCAGCCAATGCCTGAGTCCTTTGAATGGATTGCCAACGCTGGCTATCTTGCCCGCCGTGGCATGAATGAACTGGCAGCGGGCAAGGACCTTTCTGATACTTCGCCACAGTACCTGCGTGAATCCGACGCGCAGGTTCCGGCATTCATGAAGCAGGCCAAGTCATGA
- the tsaE gene encoding tRNA (adenosine(37)-N6)-threonylcarbamoyltransferase complex ATPase subunit type 1 TsaE, with protein MSNPVQEFSCQLDDLTVTEALGEALGTQLKAGDLVILTGALGAGKTTLTQSLGVGLNVRQGIISPTFVLARQHPSLGDGPGLIHVDAYRLNGHDDVDTLDLESTLAESVTVVEWGLGKVEHLTDSRLEIQLDREALAAPSANPWEESEEELDEPRLFSLKGIGPRWDENTFAHLKDTLLLAVAAQHTEEKHA; from the coding sequence GTGAGTAACCCGGTGCAGGAATTCTCCTGCCAGCTAGATGACCTCACCGTCACCGAAGCGCTGGGCGAAGCCTTGGGTACTCAGCTCAAAGCTGGAGATCTGGTGATCCTCACCGGTGCACTGGGTGCCGGCAAGACCACCCTGACGCAGTCCCTCGGTGTGGGACTGAACGTGCGACAGGGAATTATCTCCCCGACATTCGTCTTGGCTCGCCAGCACCCATCCCTTGGAGATGGGCCCGGACTGATCCACGTCGATGCCTACCGCTTGAACGGCCACGACGACGTTGACACTCTGGACCTCGAATCAACTTTGGCTGAATCAGTCACCGTGGTGGAATGGGGACTGGGCAAGGTGGAACACCTGACGGACTCCCGTCTGGAAATCCAGCTGGACCGCGAAGCCTTGGCCGCACCGAGCGCTAACCCTTGGGAAGAATCCGAGGAAGAACTGGACGAGCCACGGTTGTTTAGCCTGAAGGGGATCGGCCCACGCTGGGACGAGAACACCTTCGCCCACTTGAAAGACACATTGCTGTTGGCAGTTGCTGCGCAGCACACGGAAGAGAAGCATGCCTAA
- the alr gene encoding alanine racemase has translation MNSEALEESNLTNSTSSAQATGFERRAVIDLSAIRNNVKQISDVVAPAAVMAVVKADAYGHGAIQVAKAALEGGARWIGCAHVTEALALREAGIDAPMLAWLHTEDTPFEAAIDAGLDLGVSGWELERVAAAARAVQTPARIHIKVDTGLGRNGSTMEALPDLLNRASDFQEEGLLRAVGIFSHLAVADEPERPETDEQLAVFNTAIELIEAAGFDLEVRHIANTPGILSRPDSHYEMVRLGLGLYGLSPFEEDTPQSFGLRPAMTVKTRVANVKKVRPGQGVSYGLNYKTEGETYLGLIPMGYADGLPRIATGAPVTVNGRTYPVRGRIAMDQCVIDLGADINPEDFLGAEAIIFGDGGQSVNTWAYAANTINYEVVTRISPRVPRYYIEGSWGEAGE, from the coding sequence GTGAACTCTGAAGCGCTTGAAGAAAGCAACCTGACAAACAGCACCAGCAGTGCACAGGCCACTGGATTTGAACGCCGGGCAGTCATTGACCTGTCGGCCATCCGCAACAACGTCAAGCAGATTTCTGATGTTGTAGCTCCCGCTGCCGTCATGGCCGTCGTCAAAGCTGACGCATACGGCCACGGCGCCATCCAGGTGGCAAAAGCCGCCTTGGAAGGCGGAGCCCGCTGGATCGGATGCGCCCACGTCACCGAAGCCCTGGCCCTGCGCGAAGCTGGCATCGACGCACCTATGCTTGCGTGGCTGCACACTGAAGACACCCCATTCGAAGCCGCCATTGACGCCGGCCTGGATCTGGGAGTCTCTGGCTGGGAACTGGAACGCGTCGCCGCGGCAGCTCGTGCCGTGCAAACTCCGGCCCGCATCCATATCAAGGTCGATACCGGACTGGGACGCAACGGCTCCACCATGGAGGCCCTGCCGGACCTGCTGAACCGTGCGAGCGACTTCCAAGAAGAAGGACTGCTGCGTGCAGTAGGGATCTTCTCCCATCTGGCTGTGGCTGATGAACCTGAGCGCCCGGAGACCGATGAGCAGCTTGCCGTCTTCAACACCGCCATTGAGCTGATTGAAGCAGCCGGCTTCGATCTAGAAGTTCGCCACATCGCCAATACCCCTGGCATTCTTTCCCGACCCGATTCCCATTACGAGATGGTTCGACTTGGACTGGGCCTGTACGGACTGAGCCCATTTGAGGAAGACACCCCGCAAAGCTTTGGCCTGCGCCCAGCGATGACGGTGAAAACCCGCGTGGCCAACGTCAAGAAGGTCCGCCCCGGACAAGGCGTGTCCTACGGACTGAATTACAAGACTGAAGGCGAGACCTACTTGGGGCTGATCCCAATGGGCTATGCCGATGGTTTGCCGCGCATCGCCACCGGTGCCCCGGTGACAGTTAACGGACGCACCTACCCGGTACGCGGACGTATCGCCATGGACCAGTGCGTCATTGATCTTGGTGCGGATATCAATCCGGAAGACTTCCTCGGCGCTGAGGCGATTATCTTCGGCGATGGCGGACAGTCGGTGAACACCTGGGCCTACGCTGCGAACACCATCAACTACGAAGTGGTAACCCGCATTTCTCCACGAGTGCCTCGCTACTACATTGAAGGCAGCTGGGGTGAAGCCGGTGAGTAA
- the mscL gene encoding large conductance mechanosensitive channel protein MscL, with amino-acid sequence MLKGFRDFIMKGNVVDLAVAVVIGAAFGAVITALVDNVLMPLIAALVGSPNFDSFLVLTIDGVDIKFGVFLTALVNFLLIAAAVYFALVLPMNKLNERLAARRAAGQEEPEEEVDPQLELLAQIRDELKTLR; translated from the coding sequence ATGCTAAAAGGTTTCCGCGATTTTATTATGAAGGGCAACGTTGTCGATCTGGCCGTTGCTGTCGTCATCGGTGCTGCCTTCGGCGCCGTTATCACTGCCCTTGTTGACAATGTGCTGATGCCATTGATCGCTGCGTTGGTTGGTTCGCCAAACTTCGACAGCTTCTTGGTACTGACCATTGATGGCGTAGACATCAAGTTCGGTGTCTTCCTCACTGCTCTGGTCAACTTCCTGTTGATCGCTGCTGCAGTCTACTTCGCACTGGTACTGCCAATGAACAAGCTCAATGAGCGTCTTGCTGCTCGCCGCGCTGCCGGCCAGGAAGAGCCAGAGGAAGAAGTTGATCCTCAGCTGGAACTGCTGGCTCAGATCCGCGACGAGCTGAAGACTCTGCGCTAA
- the coaA gene encoding type I pantothenate kinase, with protein MEPHGTLETPISPFVELERETWARLSNKMEQPLNYSDIERLRGLGDQLNLQEVRDVYLPLSRLLYLYVEGAAATHQATTTFLGEQTRRTPFVIGVAGSVAVGKSTTARVLQEMLRRWPQTPDVQLITTDGFLYPNAELERRGIMHRKGFPESYDRRALLRFVSAIKSGAPEVSAPVYSHLTYDIIPGERNVVRSPQVLIVEGLNVLQPARTRSDGTVGLALSDFFDFSVYVDARSSDIEEWYIKRFMRLRSGAFSDPVSYFHRYAQLTDVEARETAHGIWKRINEPNLKENVLPTRGRAQLVLRKSADHSVRRMLLRKI; from the coding sequence GTGGAACCACACGGAACACTAGAAACACCCATTTCGCCCTTTGTTGAACTGGAGCGCGAGACGTGGGCACGGCTGTCCAACAAGATGGAACAACCGCTGAACTACTCTGACATTGAACGGCTGCGTGGCCTGGGAGATCAGCTGAACCTGCAAGAGGTCCGCGATGTCTACCTGCCGCTGAGCCGCCTGCTGTATCTCTACGTCGAAGGCGCCGCAGCGACACATCAGGCAACCACCACTTTTTTGGGTGAGCAGACACGGCGCACCCCATTTGTCATCGGAGTTGCCGGTTCAGTAGCTGTTGGCAAATCCACAACAGCCCGTGTGCTCCAGGAAATGCTGCGCCGCTGGCCGCAGACTCCTGACGTCCAGCTGATCACCACCGACGGCTTCTTGTACCCGAACGCTGAGCTTGAGCGCCGCGGGATCATGCACCGCAAAGGTTTCCCCGAATCCTATGACCGGCGTGCGCTGTTGCGTTTTGTCTCGGCGATCAAATCTGGGGCACCGGAAGTAAGCGCCCCGGTGTACTCGCATTTGACCTACGACATCATTCCGGGGGAGCGCAACGTGGTGCGCTCGCCGCAGGTGCTGATTGTCGAAGGGCTAAATGTCTTGCAGCCGGCACGCACGCGTTCGGATGGAACCGTGGGCCTGGCTTTGAGTGACTTCTTCGATTTCTCTGTATATGTAGATGCACGGAGTTCGGATATTGAAGAGTGGTACATCAAGCGATTCATGCGGCTGCGCTCTGGTGCTTTCTCTGACCCGGTCAGCTACTTCCACCGCTATGCCCAGCTCACTGACGTCGAAGCAAGGGAAACGGCTCACGGTATTTGGAAGCGTATTAATGAGCCGAACTTGAAAGAGAATGTCTTGCCGACGCGTGGGCGCGCGCAGCTGGTGCTGCGCAAATCCGCAGATCATTCGGTACGCCGGATGCTTTTGAGGAAAATCTAG
- the glmS gene encoding glutamine--fructose-6-phosphate transaminase (isomerizing) has product MCGIVGYAGTSSQVADHSALDVLIEGLRRLEYRGYDSAGVAVVADGAIHSRKKAGKLVNLENEIAESPLPKSMTGIGHTRWATHGGPSDSNAHPHLADGGKLAMIHNGIIENFAGIKAGLVAEGVEFLSDTDTEVAAALLGKLYSTEAEGNLTYAMQLAVQQLEGAFTLLAVHQDHPGVVVAARRNSPLVLGLGEGENFLGSDVSGFIDFTRRAVELGQDQIVTITPDSHSITDFDGNPAEGKEFTVDWDAASAEKGGFPSFMEKEIFDQPAAVADTLLGRSDADGRLTLDELRIAPEELAEISKIVVLACGTSAYAGSVAKYAIESWCRIPVEVELSHEFRYREPIVDEKTLIVSISQSGETMDTLMAVRYAKEQGAKTMSICNTNGSTIPRESDAVLYTHAGPEIAVASTKAFLAQITATYLLGLYLAQLRGNLFQGQIKDILADLGKIPSKIQDILDRAEEIKDLARNMSDANSVLFLGRHVGYPVAMEGALKLKEIAYIHAEGFAAGELKHGPIALIDDGQPVFVVVPSPRGRDSLHSKVVSNIQEVRARGAKTLVIAEDGDSAVKDFSEWVFYVPETPTLLMPLLATVPLQIFACELASAKGFDVDQPRNLAKSVTVE; this is encoded by the coding sequence ATGTGCGGAATTGTTGGATATGCAGGAACCTCGAGCCAGGTCGCTGATCACAGCGCCCTCGACGTTCTAATTGAAGGTTTGCGTCGGTTGGAATACCGCGGTTACGACTCGGCTGGTGTCGCTGTTGTTGCCGATGGTGCCATTCATTCTCGGAAGAAGGCCGGCAAGCTGGTCAATCTGGAAAATGAAATTGCCGAGTCCCCATTGCCTAAGTCGATGACCGGCATCGGGCATACCCGTTGGGCAACCCATGGTGGACCGAGCGACTCTAACGCTCACCCACACCTGGCTGATGGTGGCAAGCTTGCCATGATCCACAACGGAATTATTGAAAACTTCGCCGGCATCAAGGCCGGTCTGGTAGCCGAGGGTGTTGAATTCCTCTCTGATACCGATACCGAGGTTGCCGCAGCATTGCTGGGCAAGCTCTACAGCACCGAGGCCGAAGGCAACCTGACCTACGCCATGCAGCTTGCAGTCCAGCAGCTCGAAGGTGCTTTCACCCTCTTGGCCGTTCACCAGGACCACCCAGGTGTTGTAGTTGCGGCACGCCGCAACTCCCCTCTGGTTCTGGGTCTGGGCGAGGGCGAAAACTTCCTGGGTTCGGATGTCTCGGGCTTCATCGACTTCACCCGTCGTGCCGTAGAGCTGGGTCAGGACCAGATCGTTACCATCACCCCGGATAGCCACTCCATCACCGACTTCGACGGCAACCCTGCCGAAGGCAAGGAATTCACCGTTGACTGGGACGCAGCCAGCGCTGAAAAGGGCGGCTTCCCATCCTTCATGGAGAAGGAAATCTTCGACCAGCCAGCAGCTGTTGCTGACACCCTGCTGGGCCGTTCAGACGCTGATGGCCGTCTGACCCTGGACGAGCTGCGTATTGCTCCAGAAGAACTTGCAGAAATTTCCAAGATTGTTGTTCTTGCCTGCGGTACCTCGGCCTACGCCGGCTCCGTTGCCAAGTACGCTATCGAATCCTGGTGCCGCATCCCGGTTGAGGTTGAGCTCTCCCACGAGTTCCGCTACCGCGAGCCAATCGTGGACGAGAAGACCCTGATCGTTTCGATCTCCCAGTCCGGCGAGACCATGGACACCCTGATGGCTGTGCGTTATGCCAAGGAGCAGGGCGCCAAGACCATGTCGATCTGCAATACCAACGGGTCGACCATCCCGCGCGAATCCGATGCGGTGCTGTACACCCACGCCGGTCCAGAAATCGCAGTGGCGTCCACCAAGGCATTCTTGGCACAGATCACCGCCACCTACCTGCTGGGCCTGTACCTGGCACAGTTGCGCGGCAACCTGTTCCAGGGCCAGATCAAGGACATCCTTGCTGACCTGGGCAAGATCCCTTCCAAGATCCAGGACATCCTGGACCGCGCCGAAGAGATCAAGGATCTGGCACGCAATATGTCAGATGCCAATTCCGTGCTGTTCCTGGGCCGCCACGTTGGCTACCCGGTAGCTATGGAAGGCGCCTTGAAGCTCAAGGAAATCGCCTACATCCATGCTGAAGGCTTCGCCGCTGGCGAGCTGAAGCACGGCCCTATTGCGCTGATTGACGATGGCCAGCCAGTGTTCGTGGTAGTTCCTTCCCCACGTGGTCGAGACTCGCTGCACTCCAAGGTTGTCTCCAACATCCAGGAAGTGCGCGCCCGTGGCGCCAAGACCCTGGTTATTGCCGAAGATGGCGACAGCGCCGTCAAGGACTTCTCCGAGTGGGTCTTCTACGTACCAGAAACCCCAACCCTGCTGATGCCTCTGCTGGCCACCGTGCCACTGCAGATCTTCGCTTGCGAACTGGCTTCCGCCAAGGGATTCGACGTTGACCAGCCACGTAACCTGGCCAAGTCGGTGACCGTGGAGTAA